The Methylobacterium durans nucleotide sequence TGCGGGCGGACGTCCAACCTCACTCGCGGTCGCCGACGTTAATGGGGATGGACGGAGTGATGTCATAACGGGAAATTTTACCGGAAATAATATATCTGTTCTTCTTGGCGCATCTAACGGAACCTTTGCTCAAGCATCTGGGTATAGCACTGGGTCTATCCCAAATTCGATTGCCGTTGCTGACATAAACGGAGATAATCGCCCTGACCTGATCATCTCTAATTCGTTGGGTAATAGCTTTTCAATTTTGCTCAACAGCGGAGGTGGCACGTTTGCGCAGCCGGCAACTAGCTATAGTGCTGGTGCTCCCGTAATATCCGCCGCAAGTGCGGACGTAAACGGCGATGGATTTGCAGACATTGCTGCAACATTGAGCAATGGTACCAGCAACAACGTTGCGATTTTTATTAACAATGGCCAAGGGACATTTTCAAGAACTACAAATAGCTTCAGCACCGGTACGACTAATCCAAGCGATATTTTATTTGCAGATTTCAATAAAGACGGCCGTACAGATATGACAACTGTCGGCGCTAACGAGGGAAAAATATCGGTAATATATAACTCTTCTACACCGTCTCTGAGCCTGGATACTGCCACGATTTCTTCTGCTAGCGGCATCAACACTGGCGTGAAGATCGATTCCGTTCACCCCTCACTTCTGTACTCGGTTGTGAACGGCACCAGCTTGGTGTTGACCTACGATGAGGCGCTCGACGCCACACACCTGCCGGCCGGCGGCGCCTTCACGGTCACGGCTGGTGGTAGTGCCATCCCTGTCAGCAGCGTCAGCGCCGACGCAGCCGCCAAGACGGTCACGCTGACTCTCGCCTCGGCCGTCGGCCACGGCCAGACCGTCACGGTCGCGTACGCCGACCCAAGCTCAGGCGACGATGCCAATGCCGTGCAGGATGCGGCCGGCAACGACGCCGCCTCGTTCAGCAACCAAGCCGTCACCAACGGCACAGCCGACACCACGGCGCCGGTGATCAGCAGCGTGGCGCTGCCCGACAGTCCGCTCAAGATCGGCAGCATCGGCACCCTCGCCATTACGGTGGCGGCGGACGCTGACACCTACAGCCTGGTTTCCGGTACCGTGGCAGGCTTCGCCCTGACAAACCTGCAGAAAGTCAGCGACACCAGCTACACGGCTCAGTTCACGGTCACCGAAGGTGCCACCGACGTGGCTGCCGGTGCCGATCTGCCGGTCAGCTTGGTCCTGAAGGACACGGCCGGCAACGAGAGCACTGCCTTCACCGCGCCGATCAGCCAAGCCAACGACGCCGTCGACGCGCACCGGCCCGTGCTGCAATCGGCCAGCGTGAACGGCACCAGCTTGGTGTTGACCTACGATGAGGCGCTCGACGCCACACACCTGCCGGCCGGCGGCGCCTTCACGGTCACGGCTGGTGGTAGTGCCATCCCTGTCAGCAGCGTCAGCGCCGACGCAGCCGCCAAGACGGTCACGCTGACTCTCGCCTCGGCCGTCGGCCACGGCCAGACCGTCACGGTCGCGTACGCCGACCCAAGCTCAGGCGACGATGCCAATGCCGTGCAGGATGCGGCCGGCAACGACGCCGCCTCGTTCAGCAACCAAGCCGTCACCAACGGCACAGCCGACACCACGGCGCCGGTGATCAGCAGCGTGGCGCTGCCCGACAGTCCGCTCAAGATCGGCAGCATCGGCACCCTCGCCATTACGGTGGCGGCGGACGCTGACACCTACAGCCTGGTTTCCGGTACCGTGGCAGGCTTCGCCCTGACAAACCTGCAGAAAGTCAGCGACACCAGCTACACGGCTCAGTTCACGGTCACCGAAGGTGCCACCGACGTGGCTGCCGGTGCCGATCTGCCGGTCAGCTTGGTCCTGAAGGACACGGCCGGCAACGAGAGCACTGCCTTCACCGCGCCGATCAGCCAAGCCAACGACGCCGTCGACGCGCACCGGCCCGTGCTGCAATCGGCCAGCGTGAACGGCACCAGCTTGGTGTTGACCTACGATGAGGCGCTCGACGCCACACACCTGCCGGCCGGCGGCGCCTTCACGGTCACGGCTGGTGGTAGTGCCATCCCTGTCAGCAGCGTCAGCGCCGACGCAGCCGCCAAGACGGTCACGCTGACTCTCGCCTCGGCCGTCGGCCACGGCCAGACCGTCACGGTCGCGTACGCCGACCCAAGCTCAGGCGACGATGCCAATGCCGTGCAGGATGCGGCCGGCAACGACGCCGCCTCGTTCAGCAACCAAGCCGTCACCAACGGCACAGCCGACACCACGGCGCCGGTGATCAGCAGCGTGGCGCTGCCCGACAGTCCGCTCAAGATCGGCAGCATCGGCACCCTCGCCATTACGGTGGCGGCGGACGCTGACACCTACAGCCTGGTTTCCGGTACCGTGGCAGGCTTCGCCCTGACAAACCTGCAGAAAGTCAGCGACACCAGCTACACGGCTCAGTTCACGGTCACCGAAGGTGCCACCGACGTGGCTGCCGGTGCCGATCTGCCGGTCAGCTTGGTCCTGAAGGACACGGCCGGCAACGAGAGCACTGCCTTCACCGCGCCGATCAGCCAAGCCAACGACGCCGTCGACGCGCACCGGCCCGTGCTGCAATCGGCCAGCGTGAACGGCACCAGCTTGGTGTTGACCTACGATGAGGCGCTCGACGCCACACACCTGCCGGCCGGCGGCGCCTTCACGGTCACGGCTGGTGGTAGTGCCATCCCTGTCAGCAGCGTCAGCGCCGACGCAGCCGCCAAGACGGTCACGCTGACTCTCGCCTCGGCCGTCGGCCACGGCCAGACCGTCACGGTCGCGTACGCCGACCCAAGCTCAGGCGACGATGCCAATGCCGTGCAGGATGCGGCCGGCAACGACGCCGCCTCGTTCAGCAACCAAGCCGTCACCAACGGCACAATTCCGGTTGATAATATAGCGCCCACAGTTACCATTTCCGCGGCCGATTCTCAGCTTACGGTCGGAGAGACCTCGCTTGTAACTTTCCAGTTTAGCGAAACTGTAATTGGATTCGGGAGCGGCGACATCATTCTAAATCATGGCCAAATTTCTGCATTTACACCCATTGACGGGGATACTTTCACTACCCTGTTCACGCCCGCGACGAATTACTCTGGACTTGGCAGTATTGCAATAGCGGCCGGCACCTACAACGATCTTGCAGGCAATCAGGGCACCGCCGGTCAGGTGGATGTAGCAATCAACACATTGGTAGGAAAAACTATCGATGGCACGCCGAAGGCAGACAACTTAGTCGGCACATCAGGCGATGACATATTGGATGGAAAAGCCGGTGCCGACAAAATGGCTGGCGGCCAAGGTAATGATACCTATATCGTGGATAACATCGGTGACGTAGTAACAGAGGCCGTCAACGCCGGAAACGATACGGTCAAGACGACACTCGCCGTCTACACACTTAGTGCCAATGTCGAGAACCTTGTATTCACTGGCGGTGGCGGGTTTTCTGGTTCGGGCAATGCGCTGGCTAATACCATCACTGGCAGTTCAGGGAGTGATGTGCTCGACGGCAAGGCAGGCGCCGACAAAATGTACGGCGGCTTAGGCAACGACGTCTATATAGTCGACAGCAGCGAAGATTTTATTTTCGAGCAAATGGGTCAGGGAGCCGATAACGTGTTGGCTAGCGCGAGCTATCAGCTTGCAGATAACGTCGAGAATCTCACCCTCACAGGATCGGCCGCGATCAATGGCACGGGTAATGTTCTCGCGAACATCATTGTAGGTAATTTTGCAGCAAACATCCTCAATGGGGGGGCGGACTTGATACTCTCACCGGTCTCGGTGGAAACGACACATTCGTATTCCGGAAGGGCGAGGCGAATGGTGACAAAGTTCTCGATTTCCAAGGAGCCGGAAAAGTTATTGGCGATCACCTACAGTTCGAGGGATTCGGCAACGGAACGCTCACCAGAGTGGGAAGCACGGATACTTACAAGATCATACCGGACGCGCAACACGGTGGCGCGGATCAAGCTGAAACAATTCGCATAGTTGGCGTCACGAGTCTCGATTTGCTCAAAGGTGTTGGGCACGACGACATTCTGTTCTTATGATAGGAGGAGGGCGGGGCACCAAGCATTAAGCCTAGCCCCGCCCATGTCATAACATCCAAAATATAAAAGAAATCATAGTGGCAAAATATTTTGATATGCCTCTGCATTAGTTCCATTAACTCTTCCGGCGAAATCTGATCCTCCCGGTGATCGCATCTGTCGCTCTTGTAACCCTCTTCGCGAATGACAGGTTCACACCCTCTCGTTGAAACTGCAGTCGAAAATGGTCTAGTGCCGCTCGCTTCTCTATACCCCCTCCCGAACGGGAGAGGGGCCGTCGCGCGCCGACAGGAACATGCGGAGCGCGGGGCCCGCCCGCGGATCGTGGCTGCCTCAGGTCGCGGCCCCCACCGTATCGGCCATGCGCGCCCGCCGGGTGCCCAGCGGCTGCGGCTTGCCGACCGTGGTGTCCTTCGCGGTCTGGTGCTCCATCTCGGCGTTGATCTCGGCCCCCACCAGCACGATGATCGTCGAGATCCAGATCCAGGTCATGAAGCCGATCGCGGCACCCAGCGACCCGTAGGTCTCGTTGTACTTGCCGAAATTCGACACGTACCACGAGAAGCCGAGCGAGGCGGCGAGCCAGAGCACGGCGGCGACGGCGCTGCCCCAGGTCACCCAGCGCCAGCGCGGCGCGTCCCGGCTCGGGCCGTAGCGGTAGAGGAGCGCGAGGCCGAGGAGGACGGCCACGAGCAGGACCGGCCAGCGCAGGAGCGCGATGTACCACGCATCCGCCGAGAGCCCGATCGTGTTGAAGACCACCGGCAGCACCACGATGCCGACGAGCGCCAGGACGATGAACAGGAGCGCGCCCGCCGTGAACGTGAGCGAGCGCAGGTTCAGCCAGAGGAAGCTGCGCGTCTCCCGCTCCTCGTAGACGATGTTGAGCGCGTCGAAGACCGCCTTCATGCCGCCGTTGGCGCTCCAGATCGAGAGCAGCAGGCCGGTGAAGAAGGTGAGGCCGAGCGTCGTGTCGCCCTTCTCGGCGATGCGCTTCACCTGCTCGCCGATGATGTCGATCGCGCCCTGGGGCATCACGCCCTGCAGGCTCGCGAGGTGCTGGTTGATGGTGGAGACATCCGCCACCAGCCCGTAGCAGGAAACGAGGGCGGCGACCGCCGGGAAGATCGCCAGGAGGACGTAGAAGGTGACGCCTGCCGCGACCGAGACGAGGCGGTTCTCGCTGACGTCGTGGAAGACTCGGAAGGCGATGTCCTTCCAGCCGCTGGCCGGGATCTCGGAGGGCGTGGTGGCGTGCCGCCCCCGGCTCTTCTCGGTCGCGGCGACGCGGTGCGCGTCCCGGCCCTCGTGGGAATCGGACGTTTCGCGCGGCCCGTCCGCCGAACGGCCGGATTCCGTCCGCACGGGTCCGGATCGGCGCCGCGGCAGAGCGACGAGGCCGAGGAGCGCGGTTGCGAGCGCCACCGTCCACACCGTCGAGTTCCGACGCTCAAGGTTGTCGGCGCCCGCCGCCGCGTCGTGTCGCGTAACCATCGTCTGCCGTCCTCGATCTGACGCGTGATCCAGCGCAACAACGAGATTCCTGCGGGGCGGTTTCACGCAAACGTGTTCGGTCTTCGCGGTGAGATCTGGGCCGCTGGGCAGCGAGATCTGCACCCCATCCCGAAGGCGCCGCGAAACTCGTTCGCGCGGCGGGCGAAACGAGACCGCTCCGGAGCGTTGTCCTGGGGAAGACCGATTCTCGGGATGGGCGACGTCGCACCGCGTCGATTTTTCCGTGCGGTTCGGCACATCGGGTGCCCTGCGGCACGGATTTCGACGCCAAGCTCGGCTACGAAGCGCTATCCCCGCAAAGCCGTCGCGTCCCGGGCCCTGCGCCCGACGATCGCCACAGGAGACCGGACACCCGTGCCGCACGCGACCGAGCTGATCGCCATCATCGCCTTGGGCCTCGTGCTGGCCTTCGTCTGCGGGATGGTGGCACAGCGCCTCAAGCTGCCGCCGCTCGTCGGCTACCTGCTGGCGGGCGTCCTCGTCGGCCCCTACACGCCGGGCTTCGTCGGCAACAGCGAACTCGCGGGCCAGCTCGCCGAGATCGGCGTGATCCTGCTGATGTTCGGCGTCGGCCTGCACTTCTCGATCAAGGACCTGATGGCGGTGCGCGCCATCGCGCTGCCGGGCGCCGTGGTGCAGATCGCGGTCGCCACCGCGATGGGCGGCGGCCTCGCCCTCGCATGGGGCTGGAGCCTCGGGCCGGCCTCGTCTTCGGCCTCGCCCTGTCGGTGGCGAGCACCGTCGTGCTCTTGCGGGCCTTGGAGGAGCGCGCCCTCCTCGACAGCGACAAGGGCCGGATCGCCGTGGGCTGGCTCATCGTCGAGGATCTGGCGATGGTGCTGGCCCTCGTGCTGCTGCCGGCGCTCGCTCCCTCGCTCGGGGGCAGCGAGGGCGGCGGCCATCACGGCGGGGGCGGCAACCTCTGGCTCACGCTGGGGCTGACGCTCGCCAAGGTCGCGGTCTTCGCGAGCCTGATGCTGATCGGCGGGCGCCGCTTCGTGCCCTGGCTCCTCGACCAGGCGGCGCGCACCGGCTCCCGGGAGCTCTTCACCCTCGCGGTGCTGGCGCTGGCCCTCGGCATCGCCTTCGGCTCGGCGGAGCTGTTCGGCGTCTCCTTCGCGCTCGGCGCCTTCTTCGCCGGGATGGTGCTCGCCGAATCCGACCTCAGCCACCAGGCCGCGGCCGATTCCCTGCCCCTGCAGGACGCCTTCGCGGTCCTGTTCTTCGTCTCGGTCGGGATGCTGTTCGACCCCGCCATCCTGATCCGCGAGCCGCTCTCGGTGCTGGCCGTGCTCGGCATCATCCTGCTCGGGAAGTCTCTCGCGGCGGTGGCGATCGTGCTGGCCTTCCGCCACCCGGTCGGCACGGCGCTGACCATCGCGGCAAGCCTCGCGCAGATCGGCGAGTTCTCCTTCATCCTCGTCAGCCTCGGCCTGTCGCTCAAGCTCCTGCCGACGGAGGGCCGCGACCTCATCCTGGGCGGCGCGCTCCTGTCGATCACCCTGAACCCGCTCTTCTTCGGGCTCGTCGCGCGGATCGAGCGGGCGCTCGCGGACCGGCCGGAGCTCGCCGCCCGCTTCGAGCGCAAGGGCGCGGGCGAGGTCGCCATGGCGCTCGAGACGGCGCCGCGGCGCGGCCACGCGGTGGTGATCGGCTACGGGCGCGTCGGCAGCAGCATCGGCAAGGCGCTCCAGGCCTGGGACCTGCCCTACGTGGTGGTGGACCGCGACCGGCGCCGGGTGCTCGAATTGCGCGAGCAGGGCCTCGACGCGATCTTCGGCGACGCCACCGCGCCCGGCATCCTGGAAGCCGCCGACATCGGCAGCGCCCACCTTCTCGTGCTCGCGACGCCGGATTCGCACAACACCGCCCGGCTCGTGGAGATCGCGCGCGGCGCCAATCCGCGGATCGACACGCTCATCCGCACCCACAGCGATGCCGAGCGCCGCCGCCTGGAGGAGCAGAAGGTCGGCCTCGTCCTGATGGGCGAGCGGGAGCTCGCCCTCGGCATGACGCTCTACGCCCTGCGCAGCCTCGGCGTGAAGGAAGGCGAGGCCCGCCTCTTCGTGGATTCGAGCCGCCAGCAGAGCCGGGCCGAGCCTGACGCCGAGATCGAGGCCGGGCCGGTGGCCCCGGAACTGCGCCCGCACAAGGAGGCCGACGCGGCGGAGGCGTGAGGGCACCCTGAGATCGACCCGGCCCTGCCATCGCGAGGCCGCCGCGCCCCCTCTCCCGTGCGGGAGAGGGTTGGGGTGAGGGATGCGAGGTTTCCGGAGAGGTCGCACCCCTCACCCGATCCGCGTCCTCCCGCGGACTCGACCTCTCCCGGACGGGAGAGGTGGGGAAGCGCCCCGACGATCAGCATCCTGGGTTCGTCCTCACCCCGCGAGCTCCCGCCCCAGCGCCTCGACCCGGCGCAGGTCGTCGAGGAACGCCGCGTAGGCCTCTGCCTTCGCCTCGTCCGGCAGGCGCAGCAGGTAGGAGGGGTGGACCGTGATGAAGCCCTGGAAGCGGTTGTCGAGGCGCTCGAAGCGGAAGGGGCCGCGCGCCCGGGTGATCGGGATCGCCTTTCCGGTCAGCGCCAGAACCGCGGTCGCGCCCAGCGCCACGACGAGCTTCGGGGCGACGAAGTCGAGCTCCCGGTCGAGCCACCAGCGATAGTGGCTGACCTCGCCCGCCGTCGGCTTCTGGTGAATGCGGCGCTTGCCGCGCTCCTCGAACTTGAAGTGCTTGACCGCATTCGTGAGGTAGGCGGCCGACCGGTCGATCCCCGCCTCCGCCATCGCCCGGGACAGGAGCTGGCCCGCGGGCCCGACGAAGGGCCGACCCTGCCGGTCCTCCTGGTCGCCCGGCTGCTCTCCGACGAAGGCGATCGCCGCGCCGACCGGCCCCTCCCCCAGGACGGCCTGGGTCGCGCCCGGCACCAGCGGCTCCGAGCGCCGGATGATGCCGTTGAGTTCCTCCAGGGAGGCGGGATCCTGGTCCGCCATCGCGGCGAGCGCGCGGGCGGGCTGGCGCTTCGTGGGCATCTGCGGCTCCCTCTCGATCATCGCGGTGGTGCGGGACGAGGCCTGACGGATCAGCGCGGGGATCGCGGCGGTCTCGGGCATGTTGTGCCAATACTTCTTCGGCATCTCCGCCCGCATGGCGCGCAGGTTGGTGCGCGCCGGGTTGAACGTGCTCTCGTAATAGTCCCGCCAGCCCGCCTCGAACCCGTCGCCCGGCGGCACGTCCTCGCGCCGGCCGGGCGGGCCGAACCGCAGCGTGTCCCCGTCCCAGTGCGCCGAGCCCTCCGGCGTGAGGATCGTCCAGGCGAGCGACCGGAACCGGTCCACGAAGAAGGGCGCGGCGGCCTCCAGGATATGGTGCTCCGGCTCGAACCAGGCGACGAAGCGCTCGGTTCCCGCCTCCGGCACCCGCCGGAAGCGCAGGAAGGCGTGCATCTTGTGCAGGTCGCGGGCGATCGCCTTCCGCATCAGATTGAGCCGGTGGACGAGCGGGTCGCTCGCCACCTCGAGGAGGTCGCGCTCGCCTGCTCGGAGGCGCCAGATCAGGGCGTAGAGCAGGGCGTAGCGCTCGGGGTCCCGGTGGGGCACCACCATCGGCACGAGGGCGGCCGCGGCCCGCGGCAGCGCCACCGGCGCCTCCGAGGACGCCGGCGGCGCTGCCCCGAACAGGCCCGCCGGCTCCTCGGCCGAGGACCAGACGACGCGCTCCGGCGGCACGCCCTCGGCGACGAGCCCGCGCACGGCCGCCCGGAACCCGTCGAGATCGGCGCCGGGGCGCAACGAGACGGCGCGGGTCCCCTCTCGTTCCGGGAGGGGCAGGGTGAGGGGGGCGAGCGCTCCGGATGCACCGATGTCCCTCACCCCGGCCCTCCCCCGGACGGGAGAGGGGGTCCGTCGCGGTTCCGGCCCGGCCATCTCAGAACAGGCTCAGCTGCGCGGCGGGCTCCACGAGGCGCGCGCGCAGGTCGAGGCGGTCGGTCAGCGCGGTCGGGCGGTAATCGGCCGCGATCAGGAAGGGGCGGGCGCGCTTTAGGCCCGAGGTGAGACGGGCGACGTCGTCGAGGCGCAGGCTCGTGTGGCGGCGCGCCTTGACGATCTTGTCCACCGCCCGTGCCCCGAGGCCGGGCACCCGCAGCAACATCTCCCGGTCGGCCCGGTTCACGTCGACGGGGAAATGGTGCCGGTTCTTCAGCGCCCAGGCGAGCTTCGGATCGACGTCGAGGGGAAACATCCCGCCCTCGGTCGCCTCGGCCACGTCGTCGGGGCTGAATTCGTAGTACCGGATCAGCCAGTCCGCTTGGTAGAGCCGGTGCTCGCGCTGGAGCGGGGGCGCCTTCAGGGGCAGGATGGTCGAGCCGTCGGGAATCGGGCTGAAGGCCGAGTAGTAGACGCGCTTCAGGCCGAACGTGCCGTAGAGATGGGCGCTCTTGCGGATCAGCGCCTCGTCGGAGGTCGAATCCGCGCCCACGATCACCTGCGTCGACTGGCCGGCCGGCGAGAAGCGGCGGCGCTCGGCCTTGGCCTCGGTGATGCGGCTGCCGATCTGCTCCATCGCGCCCTGGATCGAGGCGCCGTCCTTCTCGGGCGCGAGGCGCTCCAGGCTCGCCTCGGTCGGCAGTTCGAGGTTGATCGAGAGACGGTCGGCGTAGAGGCCCGCCTCCTCGATCAGCCACGGGCTCGCCTCGGGAATCGACTTCAGGTGGATGTAGCCGCGGAAGCCGTGCTCGCGGCGGAGCTTCTTCGCGACGCGGGTCAGGAGTTCCATCGTGTGGTCCGGCGACTTGATGATGCCGGACGAGAGGAACAAGCCCTCGATATAGTTGCGCTTGTAGAACTCGACCGTGAGCGTCACGACCTCGTCGACGGAGAACTTCGCCCGGCGCACGTTCGAGGAGCGGCGGTTCACGCAATAGGCGCAGTCGAACAGGCAGTAATTGGTCAGCAGGATCTTCAGGAGCGAGATGCAGCGCCCGTCCGGCGTGTAGGCGTGGCAGATGCCGGCGCCCGTCGTGGACCCGAGCCCGTCCTTGCCCGCCGCCCGCTTGGGCGCTCCGGACGAGGCGCAGGAGGCATCGTACTTCGCGGCATCGGCCAGGATGCGCAGCTTCTTGGCAAGCGTCTCGTCCATGCGGGACAAGATGCCGTTCGTTCGCGGTTTGTTCAAGGAGCGGGGCGGCGCCGTCCCGCGCCGTGGCGCCGCACCCCGCCACAGGCGGCCCCCTCTCCCGTTCGGGAAGGGTTGGGGTGAGGGATACAGGTCCCTCCGGACAGGTCGCACCCCTCACCCGGTCGGCTGACACCGACTCGACCTCTCCCGGACGGGAGAGGTCGGGCGGCTCAGCCCTGATTCAGCGTGGCCTTGAGGGTGATCTCGGCGTTCAGCACCTTCGAGATCGGGCAGCCGGTCTCGGCGGCGTGGGCGAGTTCGTCGAATTTCGCCTGGTCGATGCCGGGGATCGTGGCGGTCAGCGTGAGGGCCGACTTCGTCACCTTGAACCCGGCGCCGTCCTTCTCCAGCGTCACGACCGATTCCGTCGTCATCTCGGTGGCGGCGAGGCCCGCTTCCTGGAGCTGGAAGGCGAGCGCCATCGTGAAGCAGCCCGCATGCGCGGCCGCGATCAGCTCCTCGGGGTTGGTGCCGGGCTTGTCCTCGAAGCGGGTGTTGAAGCCGTAGGGCTGGTCCGAGAGCACGCCCGACCCGGTCGTGATGCGGCCCTTCCCCTCCTTGCCGTTGCCCTGCCAGACGGCGTGCGCCTTGCGGTTGATCATCGGGATGTCCTGTCGTGGCGGGCGCCGCGCGGGATGCGCGGGACGAAGATGGCCCGGCTGCCATCCCGAGGTGGAGCGGCCTTGGCCGAAATCCAGCGCCCGCGACCGTTCTCAGGCGGCGTCCTCCCCGGCTCCTCCTCCGCATCGACGATCCGGCGGGCGAGGTCGTAGGGAAAGCCCGCCCGGGCGAGCGCGGCGAGGTCCCGGTCGCGATGGGCCGCCCGGGCGTCCGGCCGCCGGAAGGGCCCGAGGCGGCGGCGCTTGGCGTAGGCGCGCGCGGCCTCCTCCTCCACCCCCTCCGGCTCGCCCTCGGAGGCGGCCTCGCGCTCGGCCTCCATCGCCGCCGCGATCGTGTCGCGGGGGACGCCCTTGGCGGCGAGCTTGGCGGCCGCGCCCCGCGCCGAGGCGCCGCGGCGGCGGAGCGTCGCGAGGCGGGCGGCGGTGAAGCGGGCATCGTCCACGAGGCCGGCGCGGGCGGCGCGCGCCACGGTCTCCTCGACCATCGGCGCGAAGGTCTCGGCCGCCTCGCCGCGGGCGCGGGTACGCTTCTCGACGCGCCGCCGCAGGGTCCGGCGCAGCATCTCGGTCGAGGCGCTGTAGCGCTCGAGATAATGGAGGGC carries:
- a CDS encoding beta strand repeat-containing protein produces the protein MSDTVSFSAVTTSLAPGTALKDGESLTISLHTSARVQVSTSGFGTPTLLLNNNATAAYTGQAQDGSLNFTYTVASGEDVESLQIVGFLANRASIGTTPTIEFLQPANSYNVGGSPRSETAADINGDGWLDLIAANGSGTARNVFVLLGSANGAFSQTPLSYNVSNNPFGVGISDVTTADVNLDGKLDIITSNGDGAIAVITNSGNNAFSAPTLYSVGGSPSAVATIDVNNDGRTDIVGAINTSGKIAVLLNSGNGTFVQPPTSYDAGGRPTSLAVADVNGDGRSDVITGNFTGNNISVLLGASNGTFAQASGYSTGSIPNSIAVADINGDNRPDLIISNSLGNSFSILLNSGGGTFAQPATSYSAGAPVISAASADVNGDGFADIAATLSNGTSNNVAIFINNGQGTFSRTTNSFSTGTTNPSDILFADFNKDGRTDMTTVGANEGKISVIYNSSTPSLSLDTATISSASGINTGVKIDSVHPSLLYSVVNGTSLVLTYDEALDATHLPAGGAFTVTAGGSAIPVSSVSADAAAKTVTLTLASAVGHGQTVTVAYADPSSGDDANAVQDAAGNDAASFSNQAVTNGTADTTAPVISSVALPDSPLKIGSIGTLAITVAADADTYSLVSGTVAGFALTNLQKVSDTSYTAQFTVTEGATDVAAGADLPVSLVLKDTAGNESTAFTAPISQANDAVDAHRPVLQSASVNGTSLVLTYDEALDATHLPAGGAFTVTAGGSAIPVSSVSADAAAKTVTLTLASAVGHGQTVTVAYADPSSGDDANAVQDAAGNDAASFSNQAVTNGTADTTAPVISSVALPDSPLKIGSIGTLAITVAADADTYSLVSGTVAGFALTNLQKVSDTSYTAQFTVTEGATDVAAGADLPVSLVLKDTAGNESTAFTAPISQANDAVDAHRPVLQSASVNGTSLVLTYDEALDATHLPAGGAFTVTAGGSAIPVSSVSADAAAKTVTLTLASAVGHGQTVTVAYADPSSGDDANAVQDAAGNDAASFSNQAVTNGTADTTAPVISSVALPDSPLKIGSIGTLAITVAADADTYSLVSGTVAGFALTNLQKVSDTSYTAQFTVTEGATDVAAGADLPVSLVLKDTAGNESTAFTAPISQANDAVDAHRPVLQSASVNGTSLVLTYDEALDATHLPAGGAFTVTAGGSAIPVSSVSADAAAKTVTLTLASAVGHGQTVTVAYADPSSGDDANAVQDAAGNDAASFSNQAVTNGTIPVDNIAPTVTISAADSQLTVGETSLVTFQFSETVIGFGSGDIILNHGQISAFTPIDGDTFTTLFTPATNYSGLGSIAIAAGTYNDLAGNQGTAGQVDVAINTLVGKTIDGTPKADNLVGTSGDDILDGKAGADKMAGGQGNDTYIVDNIGDVVTEAVNAGNDTVKTTLAVYTLSANVENLVFTGGGGFSGSGNALANTITGSSGSDVLDGKAGADKMYGGLGNDVYIVDSSEDFIFEQMGQGADNVLASASYQLADNVENLTLTGSAAINGTGNVLANIIVGNFAANILNGGADLILSPVSVETTHSYSGRARRMVTKFSISKEPEKLLAITYSSRDSATERSPEWEARILTRSYRTRNTVARIKLKQFA
- a CDS encoding YihY/virulence factor BrkB family protein, whose translation is MVTRHDAAAGADNLERRNSTVWTVALATALLGLVALPRRRSGPVRTESGRSADGPRETSDSHEGRDAHRVAATEKSRGRHATTPSEIPASGWKDIAFRVFHDVSENRLVSVAAGVTFYVLLAIFPAVAALVSCYGLVADVSTINQHLASLQGVMPQGAIDIIGEQVKRIAEKGDTTLGLTFFTGLLLSIWSANGGMKAVFDALNIVYEERETRSFLWLNLRSLTFTAGALLFIVLALVGIVVLPVVFNTIGLSADAWYIALLRWPVLLVAVLLGLALLYRYGPSRDAPRWRWVTWGSAVAAVLWLAASLGFSWYVSNFGKYNETYGSLGAAIGFMTWIWISTIIVLVGAEINAEMEHQTAKDTTVGKPQPLGTRRARMADTVGAAT
- a CDS encoding UdgX family uracil-DNA binding protein (This protein belongs to the uracil DNA glycosylase superfamily, members of which act in excision repair of DNA. However, it belongs more specifically to UdgX branch, whose founding member was found to bind uracil in DNA (where it does not belong), without cleaving it, appears to promote DNA repair by a pathway involving RecA, rather than base excision.); this translates as MPLPEREGTRAVSLRPGADLDGFRAAVRGLVAEGVPPERVVWSSAEEPAGLFGAAPPASSEAPVALPRAAAALVPMVVPHRDPERYALLYALIWRLRAGERDLLEVASDPLVHRLNLMRKAIARDLHKMHAFLRFRRVPEAGTERFVAWFEPEHHILEAAAPFFVDRFRSLAWTILTPEGSAHWDGDTLRFGPPGRREDVPPGDGFEAGWRDYYESTFNPARTNLRAMRAEMPKKYWHNMPETAAIPALIRQASSRTTAMIEREPQMPTKRQPARALAAMADQDPASLEELNGIIRRSEPLVPGATQAVLGEGPVGAAIAFVGEQPGDQEDRQGRPFVGPAGQLLSRAMAEAGIDRSAAYLTNAVKHFKFEERGKRRIHQKPTAGEVSHYRWWLDRELDFVAPKLVVALGATAVLALTGKAIPITRARGPFRFERLDNRFQGFITVHPSYLLRLPDEAKAEAYAAFLDDLRRVEALGRELAG
- a CDS encoding putative DNA modification/repair radical SAM protein translates to MDETLAKKLRILADAAKYDASCASSGAPKRAAGKDGLGSTTGAGICHAYTPDGRCISLLKILLTNYCLFDCAYCVNRRSSNVRRAKFSVDEVVTLTVEFYKRNYIEGLFLSSGIIKSPDHTMELLTRVAKKLRREHGFRGYIHLKSIPEASPWLIEEAGLYADRLSINLELPTEASLERLAPEKDGASIQGAMEQIGSRITEAKAERRRFSPAGQSTQVIVGADSTSDEALIRKSAHLYGTFGLKRVYYSAFSPIPDGSTILPLKAPPLQREHRLYQADWLIRYYEFSPDDVAEATEGGMFPLDVDPKLAWALKNRHHFPVDVNRADREMLLRVPGLGARAVDKIVKARRHTSLRLDDVARLTSGLKRARPFLIAADYRPTALTDRLDLRARLVEPAAQLSLF
- a CDS encoding OsmC family protein, whose product is MINRKAHAVWQGNGKEGKGRITTGSGVLSDQPYGFNTRFEDKPGTNPEELIAAAHAGCFTMALAFQLQEAGLAATEMTTESVVTLEKDGAGFKVTKSALTLTATIPGIDQAKFDELAHAAETGCPISKVLNAEITLKATLNQG
- a CDS encoding RecX family transcriptional regulator codes for the protein MTAAWLERAALHYLERYSASTEMLRRTLRRRVEKRTRARGEAAETFAPMVEETVARAARAGLVDDARFTAARLATLRRRGASARGAAAKLAAKGVPRDTIAAAMEAEREAASEGEPEGVEEEAARAYAKRRRLGPFRRPDARAAHRDRDLAALARAGFPYDLARRIVDAEEEPGRTPPENGRGRWISAKAAPPRDGSRAIFVPRIPRGARHDRTSR